CCAAAAAGCGCAGCCGAAAGGCCAAAGACAATACCTGATTCCATCTGTGCTTCTACAGTTGAGGGATTAACAACTCTTCCGCAATCAATAACACACACAACCCTGTGGACACGGAGCTCGCCTGCCTTATTTACAGAGACCTCTGCTACCTGAGCCACAAAACTCCCGAATGACTTATGAAGTGCAATGCCCCTGCCTTTACCCTTTTCAACTGGCTTTTTCCAGCCTGCCTTCTCAACAGCGAGGTCCAGGACAGCCCTGTATCTTGGATTATTTTTAAGTAGCTCTCTTCTGAATTCATAGGGATCTCTACCTGCAGCATGCGCCACCTCATCTATAAAACTCTCTACAACAAAAGCAGTGTGAGAATGTCCAACAGAACGCCACCAGAGTACCGGCACATTCACCTTAACAGTATGGAGATCTACATAAATATTTGGTATGGAATAGGGTATATCTTTAGCTCCTTCAACGGATAATTCATCTATACCATCCTTCAAAAGTCCCTGCTCAAAGGGTGTGCCTTTAACAATTGATTGTCCAACAATAGTGTGCACCCAGGAATTAAGGTTTCCTTTATCATCAAGTCCCGCAGAGATACTGTGGTAAAACATGGGTCGGTAATAACCTCCCCGGATATCATCCTCACGTGTCCAGATTACCTTAACGGGTTTCTTGACCACCTTTGCTATGTGAGCTGCCTCTGAAACAAAATCAGAATGTGGATTTGCCCGCCTTCCAAAGCCACCGCCAAGAAAGGTGGTATGAAGATGCACATTTTCAGGCTTTAACCCGAGAATAGAGGCTGCTGCATTTCTGTCCAATGTCTGCATCTGTGTGCCCGTCCATATATCGCATCTATCACCTCGGAAATCAACCAGACAGTTAAGGGTCTCCATGGGTGCATGGGCAAGATAGGGTACTTCATATTCAGCAGCTATCTGTTTAGAAGCCTTCATGAATTCCTCTTTTGCCTCGCCTTCCTTTCTTGCTATCAATCCGGGGGTTTTTGCAAGACTTGAATAATTGGAGCGCATTTCTTCAGTCGAAATCTTTGAATTTTCACCCTCATCCCATTCTACTTCAAGTGCCTCCCTTCCTTTGTAGGCAGACCAGAAATCCTTTCCAACAACAGCAATGCCTGAAGGAATGGGTATCACATATTTTACACCATTCACCTTCAGCGCCTTTTCATCATTGAAACTTTTTATCCTTGCACCGAAAACAGGGGGGCGCAAAACCAGAGCAGTAAGCATACCTGGAACCTTTGTATCAATTCCGAATACTGCCTTACCATTCACCTTCTCTTTAGCATCAAGATGCTTTGTTGGTTTTCCAATAATCTTAAATTTTTCAGGTGATTTTAGAGGCACATCCTCCGGTGGTTCCATATGTGATGCCTTTTCAGCAAGTGAACCAAAGGAGAGTCTTCTTTTTGTCTTATAATGTATAACAAATCCTTTTTCAGCGTAACATTCTGAAGGATCTACCTTCCAGGTGTCAGCTGCTGCCTTGATCAGCATAATACGGGCTGCTGCACCTGCTTTTCTGAACTGTACCCATGTGGAACGAACACTGGAGCTTCCGCCAGTGCCCTGAACAGCACCCCATTCTGTGTGATTGTATACAGGAGCAACTGGAGCTGATTGAACCTTAACGCTCGAGAGTTCACATTCCAGTTCCTCTGCGATAAGCATGGGAAGGGATGTATAAACTCCCTGCCCCATCTCAGATTTATTAACTATAATAGTAATGGTGTTATCAGTTCCGATCTTTATAAATGCATTTGGCATAAATTCTTTGGTCGCTTTCCTTTTTCCCCCTGCAGCTCCTGGAATACAGAATCCAAGAACAAGTCCTCCACTGATAATTGCGCCTGTCTTCAGAAATTCACGCCTGCTTATATTAATTATCTTTCTCATCTTCCCCTCCCTTTAGCCATTAGTTTAGATGCCAGATGAATTGCCTTTCTTATTCTCTGGTATGTCCCGCATCTGCAAAGGCATCCTGACATGTGCTCATCAATATCCTTATCACTGGGATTTGGTTTTTCATTCAGAAGAGAAATAGCCTGCATGATCTGTCCCGGCTGACAGTAACCGCATTGAGGTACATCCTCTATTAACCATGCCCTTTTTACAGGATGGCTTTCAGGAATACCCTCAATAGTGATTATTTTTTTTCCCTTAAGATCTTTAACCCTGGTCTGACATGACCGCTCTGCCCTTCCGTTAATAAGTACAGTACAAACTCCGCACTGTGCTATGCCGCAGCCAAACTTTGTACCTATCAAGCCGATATGCTCTCTTATCACCCATAAAAGTGGCGTGTCAGGACTGACATCAACTCTATAATGCTTTCCATTAATAAAGAGAGTAAACATAAATCCTCCTTTCAGTAATAAATTTTATTTTGATACCGTCAGACTAAAATGCTTGAGAATCAGAAATTGATGCACCCTTTTCATTTCTTATACACATACCACATTAAAAACCTTTTGTCAAGAAAAACCCTTTCAATATTTAGGGGAAAATTGTCTGTACAGGTTATTTTATACATGCAATGAAAAGAAGCTGTTATGGCTAGTTATTAAGCGTTATAGATTACACGGTGAATTGATACTATTTTTTTAAGAAAAGATAGAGACAGAGGTCACCATCTTCATTAAATGAAAATTCGACTCTCTCTCTCATCATGATGGAAAGGTCATCAGCAAGGTCTTCAAGTTTCTTTTTCACTGTATCCATATCTTTGTGCTCAATATCATAAAGCTCAAGGATATCAATTATATCTTCAACATCCTTTGTAAAATAGCACTCAAGAACAACCTTTTCAGGAACAGGATTCATTGTCTTTACTCGCTCCTTAGCCAGCTTTATCTGGTGCTGGAGCCTCTCAAGACACATCCCGTATATCTTCAGACCTTCATACTTCATAGCCAGTACTCACTCTTCAGAATATTATAAATATAGATTTTAAAACATTTTCCACTTTTTCTTAATCTGAAAGTATATTGCTGTATCAATAGCCACCATTAGAGCATTAATAATGTATATAAATATAACAGCATCATAACTGTAAAGAATTTTATGGATGATACCAGAAATATATCCAGCAAGTACTATGAATAAAAATACAGGACTCTTTCCACTGACATCTTTAGTTTTTAGTGATTTAACTATTGAAAATGGCCAAGCAGCACCAAAACAGATAACCATCAGTATCTCAAAAAAGCTCATTTCTTTTTAAGAAACATTATCCCCGCTATGTATATACCCTCTTCACGGATAACCCATTTTACCATTGCCTGCTCTTTATTGCCTCTGTATTCAAAATTCAAGATATTACCGACCTCAAGGGGCGTTTGAGTTTTTATGCATAGACCTCCCTCGGATGAATTGATTATCTCTGCCCTTGAAAATATATCTTTTTTATGACCGAGTTCTATTCTTGAAAGAGAAAAATTAATTTCTCCACCTGCAGGTACCCTTTCATATTTTCTCGTATGCCATCCGCCAGCTACCATCAGGCAACTGCCACCTGTTGTGTTTTTTTCTCTGCTGCAAGCCTGAAGACCTCAGGTGCATTGAAGGTTCCATCTATTGCCTGGACAGGACATTTTGCAGTACAGATTCCGCATCCAATGCACCTTGACTGGTCAATGGTGTGCTTTTTCTTGAGCTCTCCTGAAGCAGCATTTACAGGGCAGACCTTCATGCATATCTGACATCCTATGCAATTGTCAAGGACAAAGGCCTTCGGTCTCTGAGGGATGTAGTCCCTTATTGCCTTTGTGGGGCATTTTGTTACACAGAGTCCGCAGACTTTGCATTTTTCAAGATTTATCTTTGAAAGATTATCTTTCACCTCAGGTGCATCAAAGGGACATACCTTTACGCATATTCCACAGGCAATACAGCCAACCTCACAGTTCTTCTTTGTCTCAGGTCCTCTGTCTTTTGAATGGCAGGCAACAAGAACCTGTTTTGATGCTGGCAGGACCTCAATTACCTTTACAGGACAGGCCTGTTCACATTTCCTGCATCCAGTGCACTTTTTAATATCCACATAGGGAAGATGATCCTCTGTCATTGTAATTGCTCCAAAAGGGCACACCCTTGCACAGGTTCCATATCCGAGGCAACCGTATCTACAGGACTTGTCCCCACCGCCTGCAAGCACCGCAGCTCTACAATCCTTTACACCTTCGTACTTAAATCTCTTCTGTGACCTTGACCATCCACCCTGACACATTATCCTTGCGTATATGGGTTCTCTTATCTCCGCCTTTTTTCCTGTTATAAGGGCTACCATCTCTGCTGACCTCTTACCTCCAGGGGTACAGAGATTGGGTGGCACATTGGGATCCTTAACTACTGCTTCAGCATACTGTTCACATCCTGCATAACCACAGGCACCACAATGGGCATGGGCAAGGTATTCCTTTACCATCTCGACCTTCGGATCTATCTTAACTGCAAACCTCTTTGCTGCAAAGGCAAGACCAAGTCCAAAGAGTGTTCCGATACCTGCGACAAACAGGGCAGTAAATTTCAGCGTTGAACCTATATCAACATGCTCCTTTGCCTCTACACCACCACCAACTCCAGCATAGGCAATAGAGGCATAAAGAAGCATAATGATTATAAAGAGAGTTCTTTTCATTATTAGAACCTCCTGTTTATGCTTAGACTCTGGCTTTATTATAACATTCCATAAGAGGGTTTTACAGTGTTATAAGTCCTGAAAATCCTGTAAAAGCAAGGGCTATGAGCCCTGTTGTAACAAAGGCAATCGGCAGTCCTCTGAATGGAGCTGGTACATCAGCAAGTTCCAGTTTCTCTCTTATACTTGCCATTATAATTAATGCAAGGGCAAAACCTATTCCGGAGCCAAGACCAAAGGAAAGGCTTTCTATGAATGTATACTTCTCTCCTGCATTTATGAGAGGAACTGCAAGTATAATGCAGTTTGTTGATATAAGGGCAAGGTAGATACCGAGCTTGTAGTAAAGACCTGGAGAGACCTTTCTCATTATGGTATCAGATGCCTGAACAAAGGCTGCAACCACTCCAATGAATATAACTATCTTAAGAAAGGTTATATCAAGGGGTATCATTACATAATTATAGATTAGCCAGCTTATGGCTGCACTTATTACCATGACAGATGTAAAGGTTATACTCATCCCGACCGCTGTCTCCATCTTTTTTGATACACCGAAGAATATGCAGAGGCCCAGAAATCTTGTAAAGACAAAGTTGTTTATAAGGGATGCTGCTATAAATAGCTCAAAGAGTTTAGTAAATTCTTTTCCCATACTTCCTCCTCAGTGATGACCTGATGATGCCTTTTTAAGGTATCTCATATCAATCCAGTTAAAGAATGCCATAAGGATTCCCACAGCAAGAAATCCACCAGCTGGAAGTATCATGATGAGAAGAGGTTTACTATCTACTATAGGAATGCCCCACAGTGAACCCTTTCCAAGAAGCTCTCTGAAGAAACTTATTACAGTAAGGGCAAAAAGAAATCCAAGCCCCATGCCAATGCCATCAAACATGGATGGCATTATCCTGTTTTTACTTGCAAACATCTCTGCCCTTGCAAGTATGGATGCAAAGGCAACTATGAGCTGAATGTAAAGACCCATCTGCTTATAGGCATCCCTCGCAAAGGCAGCCATTGTCATATCAGTAACAGATACCCATCCGGAAATTATGAGCATGAATATGGGGAGCCTTATCCTTGGGTGGATGAATCTCCTGAAGGCAGCAACAGTAATATTGACCATTGTCTGGACAAAAAGAACCGCAATTCCCATCAGTACGCCATTTCTGAGACTGCTTGTAACAGCAATGGCCGGACAGAGGCTTATGGCAAGTTTGAATATGGTGTTTTCAGCAACAATTCCATTTATAATGACGTCCCTGTATCTGATCCTTTCTTCAGGAAGTTTTATAACCTCTTCACTCATCAAGAACCTCCTTGTTTATTGCCTTCTAATGTTTCCTTTAAAAACCTGAGTGCATTCTTTACACCATCCTCGGTAACAGCCCTGCTGGAGATTGTAACACCAGTGATTGCCTGAATATATTCAGTGGTCTCTGTCTTTACGAGTTTAATATTTTCAAGACTTTTACCCTTAAACTGGTTTTTGAATGAATCTGTCTCTATCTCATCACCAAGCCCTGGTGTTTCTGCATGAGAAAGTATCTCTATCTTTTCAATCCTTAGGTCTTTATCTGTTGCAACAAGGATATTTATGTAACTTGAGTAACCCTTTCCAAAGGTCTGGATTATGTAACCAGCTACGTCACCACCCTTCTTCACAGCATAATACTCTGCATGCTTTTCATGGGGATACCAGTCGCCGAGTTTTTCAATAGCCTCTGCCTCAGGTGCCATCTTTTTCAGGGCCTCCTGTTTTTCCTGCTCATTTTTCTGGTATATAACAGGAGATGTCTTAGCATATACTGCAGCAAGAATCAGGGCACCTATTATGTAAATAACAACTAGATTGAGTGTAATCTTAATAATATCCTTTGGAGTCATTTCTTCTGCTCCTTTCTTGAACCGAAGACCCTTGTCTTAAAACCCCTGTCAAGTAGTGGTGCAAAACAGTTCATTATTAAAATGGCGAACATAACACCCTCAGGATAACCTCCCTTTAATCTTATAAGCATTGTAAGAAACCCACAACCTATACCAAAGATAATCTGGGCTGTCCTTACCATCGGAGAGGTAACGTAATCAGTAGCCATGAAGAATGCTCCAAGCATTATTCCACCACTCATGAGATGGAGGAGAGGGTCACCTGTAAAAAGAGCACCCTTACCTCCAAATATCCATGCTATAATGGCTGCTGTACCAAGAAAACTCAGGGGTATATGCCAGGTTATATAACCTCTCCATAGCAGAAACAATCCACCAATAAGTATGGCAATTACTGATGTCTCACCCAGTGAACCAGCCCTCTGACCTGTAAGCAGATGGATGTAGAGATTTGCCCTGTCACCGAATATCTCAATGAGTCTTGCTATTCCTTCCTCCTTAAGTATCATGAGAGGTGTTGCTGTTGTCTTTGCATCTACTGTAAAGCCAGCAGGCTCATGCCATGTGGTCATTATCCTTGGCCAGGTAAGAAGAAGAAAGGCCCTGCCAATCAGGGCTGGATTAAAGATATTGTATCCCAGTCCACCAAAGAGCTGTTTGGTAATAACTATGGCTACAAAAGAACCAATCACCGGAAGATAGAAAGGAACACCTGGTGGAAGATTCATTCCAAGGAGTAAACCTGTAAGAAAGGCACTTCCATCAGTGATAGTGATATCCCTCTTTGTGAATTTCTGGTACGCCCATTCAAAAAAAACTGCACTCGCTATAGAGAGACTCAGTACATAAAGTGCTCTCAAACCAAAGAAATAAACAGCCATTATTGTTGCTGGAAGCAATGCCAGATTTACTGTCCA
This genomic interval from Thermodesulfovibrionales bacterium contains the following:
- a CDS encoding xanthine dehydrogenase family protein molybdopterin-binding subunit encodes the protein MRKIINISRREFLKTGAIISGGLVLGFCIPGAAGGKRKATKEFMPNAFIKIGTDNTITIIVNKSEMGQGVYTSLPMLIAEELECELSSVKVQSAPVAPVYNHTEWGAVQGTGGSSSVRSTWVQFRKAGAAARIMLIKAAADTWKVDPSECYAEKGFVIHYKTKRRLSFGSLAEKASHMEPPEDVPLKSPEKFKIIGKPTKHLDAKEKVNGKAVFGIDTKVPGMLTALVLRPPVFGARIKSFNDEKALKVNGVKYVIPIPSGIAVVGKDFWSAYKGREALEVEWDEGENSKISTEEMRSNYSSLAKTPGLIARKEGEAKEEFMKASKQIAAEYEVPYLAHAPMETLNCLVDFRGDRCDIWTGTQMQTLDRNAAASILGLKPENVHLHTTFLGGGFGRRANPHSDFVSEAAHIAKVVKKPVKVIWTREDDIRGGYYRPMFYHSISAGLDDKGNLNSWVHTIVGQSIVKGTPFEQGLLKDGIDELSVEGAKDIPYSIPNIYVDLHTVKVNVPVLWWRSVGHSHTAFVVESFIDEVAHAAGRDPYEFRRELLKNNPRYRAVLDLAVEKAGWKKPVEKGKGRGIALHKSFGSFVAQVAEVSVNKAGELRVHRVVCVIDCGRVVNPSTVEAQMESGIVFGLSAALFGAITLKNGRVEQSNFHDYPVLRIKDMPEVEVHIVKSEDIPQGVGEPGVPPVAPAVCNAIFALTGKRIRRLPIVNELRGV
- a CDS encoding (2Fe-2S)-binding protein, translated to MFTLFINGKHYRVDVSPDTPLLWVIREHIGLIGTKFGCGIAQCGVCTVLINGRAERSCQTRVKDLKGKKIITIEGIPESHPVKRAWLIEDVPQCGYCQPGQIMQAISLLNEKPNPSDKDIDEHMSGCLCRCGTYQRIRKAIHLASKLMAKGRGR
- a CDS encoding PilZ domain-containing protein translates to MVAGGWHTRKYERVPAGGEINFSLSRIELGHKKDIFSRAEIINSSEGGLCIKTQTPLEVGNILNFEYRGNKEQAMVKWVIREEGIYIAGIMFLKKK
- a CDS encoding Fe-S cluster domain-containing protein, which encodes MKRTLFIIIMLLYASIAYAGVGGGVEAKEHVDIGSTLKFTALFVAGIGTLFGLGLAFAAKRFAVKIDPKVEMVKEYLAHAHCGACGYAGCEQYAEAVVKDPNVPPNLCTPGGKRSAEMVALITGKKAEIREPIYARIMCQGGWSRSQKRFKYEGVKDCRAAVLAGGGDKSCRYGCLGYGTCARVCPFGAITMTEDHLPYVDIKKCTGCRKCEQACPVKVIEVLPASKQVLVACHSKDRGPETKKNCEVGCIACGICVKVCPFDAPEVKDNLSKINLEKCKVCGLCVTKCPTKAIRDYIPQRPKAFVLDNCIGCQICMKVCPVNAASGELKKKHTIDQSRCIGCGICTAKCPVQAIDGTFNAPEVFRLAAEKKTQQVAVA
- a CDS encoding RnfABCDGE type electron transport complex subunit A, whose protein sequence is MGKEFTKLFELFIAASLINNFVFTRFLGLCIFFGVSKKMETAVGMSITFTSVMVISAAISWLIYNYVMIPLDITFLKIVIFIGVVAAFVQASDTIMRKVSPGLYYKLGIYLALISTNCIILAVPLINAGEKYTFIESLSFGLGSGIGFALALIIMASIREKLELADVPAPFRGLPIAFVTTGLIALAFTGFSGLITL
- the rsxE gene encoding electron transport complex subunit RsxE codes for the protein MSEEVIKLPEERIRYRDVIINGIVAENTIFKLAISLCPAIAVTSSLRNGVLMGIAVLFVQTMVNITVAAFRRFIHPRIRLPIFMLIISGWVSVTDMTMAAFARDAYKQMGLYIQLIVAFASILARAEMFASKNRIMPSMFDGIGMGLGFLFALTVISFFRELLGKGSLWGIPIVDSKPLLIMILPAGGFLAVGILMAFFNWIDMRYLKKASSGHH
- a CDS encoding RnfABCDGE type electron transport complex subunit G yields the protein MTPKDIIKITLNLVVIYIIGALILAAVYAKTSPVIYQKNEQEKQEALKKMAPEAEAIEKLGDWYPHEKHAEYYAVKKGGDVAGYIIQTFGKGYSSYINILVATDKDLRIEKIEILSHAETPGLGDEIETDSFKNQFKGKSLENIKLVKTETTEYIQAITGVTISSRAVTEDGVKNALRFLKETLEGNKQGGS
- a CDS encoding RnfABCDGE type electron transport complex subunit D, which encodes MEATKDKLIISVSPHIRSEESVPRIMWTVNLALLPATIMAVYFFGLRALYVLSLSIASAVFFEWAYQKFTKRDITITDGSAFLTGLLLGMNLPPGVPFYLPVIGSFVAIVITKQLFGGLGYNIFNPALIGRAFLLLTWPRIMTTWHEPAGFTVDAKTTATPLMILKEEGIARLIEIFGDRANLYIHLLTGQRAGSLGETSVIAILIGGLFLLWRGYITWHIPLSFLGTAAIIAWIFGGKGALFTGDPLLHLMSGGIMLGAFFMATDYVTSPMVRTAQIIFGIGCGFLTMLIRLKGGYPEGVMFAILIMNCFAPLLDRGFKTRVFGSRKEQKK